The Eubacterium ventriosum genome includes the window GTAAACAATATATCCTGTTATTTTGTCTACAGGTGTCCATTTTAAAGTGACTTTTGATGTTGTAGTGGTTGAATCACTAAAGCCGGTCACTTTAGGCATAACAATTTTGTACTTTAATTCTTTTTCATCTGTACAGTTGTTTATACCTGATATGTAAACCTTTGCTGTTCCCGGATTTTTATTGTCAGAGTAGCTTAACTGATAATTAATGCCCTCTACAAGTTCGATATCCTTATATTTAACAGTAACAGCAGGCAACTTTCTTGAACCGTCATATGTGTAACTTGTCTTACTTAATGTGCAACTAAAAGCTTTAGTGTTGTACTTGGCACGAAGAATTGTAGGTGTAACTTCATTAGGATTAACCATATTAGTTGTGAAGCTTCGCACACCCCATTGATAATAAACACCCATTATTGCAGGGGTATCAAGTGTGTAAACACCAACCTTTAAACCTTTAGACAAAGCAAGTTTTATGGCAGCTTCCTTAGTATAATTTTTTTCTCCATTAAAAGTAACTCCTTCAGCGTTACATTTAAGTGCGTCATTTACTGCATCTTCATCCAAAATAGTACTAAGATAAGTAGTTGCTAAAGTGCTGTCAATGCTTTTAATTTTCTTCAAATAAGTTTTGCTAAAAGAAATAAAAGTTACACAGTCTTCAACGCCGGCATTTTTTAAAGGTTTAACTAATTCATTCTCAAAATAGTTAGGATAGTTACTGTCAGATACGCTCTTAAGTTCAATCTGCCAGTTGACTTTTTTGCCTTCGGATTTGTATTTCTTAATCAAGTCAATAACCTGGTCTAATGTGGCAATTTTAAGATTGCTGTAAGCATCAACATTGTTACCCTTAGTATATGAATATTTTAACAGTTCGCTGTAAGTTGAGTCTGAAATATCAACGTTAACGCCCATTGTATTTTTTAATGAATCGTTGTGTGAGACAACCCATGTAGCCTTGCCGTTTGAATCGGGCTTACATCTTCTGATATCAAGTTCAATCTTTGAAAATCCTGAAGCTGCAGCCATTTCAAAAGCCGGAATTGAGTTCTCCGGTGCATAAGCTGAGTAACCTCTGTGTGCAACTAAGTCAAAAGCATCAGGGTCTACTGTTGTAGGTTGTTCAGTTGTAGTTTCCTGTGGTTTTGTAGTTGTTTCTGCAGGATTAGTTGTAGAACTATCCGTTGTAGTATTGTCAGTTGTTGATTTCTCAGTAGTAGTTTCAGTGGATTGTTCTGTTGAAGTTTCAATTGCTTTTCCCAAAGAATCAGAAGAATTAACCACATTAGAAGCAGATTGCACAACATTATATGTGGCAGCTTCAACTTCGGTAGCCTGTGTATTTACTTCATAAGAATATGATGAGTTAAATGTGTCTGCCTTAACTTCCTTAGGCGGTGCTACATATCCGCTCATCATTGTTGTAATCATAGCAAGAGAAAGAATCTTTGCTACTAGTTTCGTGTTTTCATTTCTTTTTCCCATATTTACATCTCCTTTTCATACAAGATTGTATTATAACATTGATTGTATGATTTGACATCTAAATCTTATAAAAAATTTGTGATAAAAAACAGTTGAAAAAAGAAAAAAAATAGTTTATGCTACTTATATATTCCATATGACTGGCGGATTAGTGGGATTACCCACAGGGAGTATGGATGCACGTAGTCGACCGCCTGGGCAACCCTCTGGGTTACCTGGGTGGTTTTTTCATTTTGTGGAATTTTTAGAAAGGTTTGAAAGATTCTTTTAGAAAATTTCTTATAAGTTCTGCAAAACAATTAACTATCTTTGGAGAGGACAGAGGAGTTAAAATATGTTTATTAATTCTTTTTGCAGAAAAAACTTCGACCCATTTTCTGCAAAGAGAATTACATTAAACAGTAATCTTAAATTAAAAACTTAAAATACAAAGTAAACTTAAAATCAAAATTAAGGAGATTAAAAAATGCAGATGTTATCACTTGAAAATGAATTAAAAGAAAATTCATATCCGGGAAGAGGAATCGTAATTGGAAAAACACCTAATGGAAAGCATGCTGTAACAGCATATTTTATTATGGGAAGAAGCGAAAACAGTAGAAATCGTGTTTTTGTTGAAGAAGGAGAAGGAATCCGCACAGAAGCTTTTGATCCATCAAAGCTTGTTGATCCAAGTCTTATTATCTACGCACCTGTTCGTGTTCTTGGAAACAAGACTATCGTAACTAACGGCGATCAGACAGATACAATTTACGAATTAATGGATAAGCAGCAGACTTTTGAACAGGCACTTAGAACACGTGAGTTTGAACCTGATGCTCCTAATTACACACCTAGAATTTCAGGAATTATGCATATTGAAGATGGGAATTACAATTATGCAATGTCTATCTTAAAGAGCAACAACGGAAATCCTGAAGCATGTAATAGATATACTTTTGCATATAATAACCCTGTTAACGGAGAAGGTCATTTCATTCACACATACAAATGTGACGGAAATCCACTTCCAAGTTTTGAAGGTGAACCAAAGCTTGTACCTATGATGGACGATATGGACGCATTTACAGATATGCTTTGGAACAGCTTAAACGAAGATAACAAGGTATCTCTTTTTGTAAGATATATTGATATTGAAACAGGAAAATACGAAACAAAGATTGTTAACAAAAACAAATAATTATAATAATCAGTGTAAGTTTTGGAGGAATATATAATGAAGGAATTAGAATTAAAATACGGATGTAACCCTAATCAGAAACCATCAAGAATATATATGGAAGAAGGAGAACTTCCAATTAAGGTTCTTAACGGAAAGCCTGGATACATTAACTTTTTAGACGCATTTAACGGCTGGCAGTTAGTTAAGGAATTAAAGAAAGCAACAGGTCTTCCTGCAGCAACATCATTTAAGCATGTTTCACCTGCAGGTGCAGCAGTTGGTCTTCCACTTAGCGAAGTTGAAGCAAAAATCTACTGGGTAGATGATCTTGGAGAATTATCACCACTTGCATGCGCATATTCAAGAGCAAGAGGTGCAGACAGAATGTCATCATATGGTGACTTTATTGCTTTATCAGATGTTTGTGATGTTTCAACAGCAAAGGTTATTAAGAGAGAATTTTCAGATGGAATCATTGCACCGGGATATGAACCTGAAGCACTTGAAATGTTAAAAGGAAAGAAGAAAGGGGCATATGCAATTATTGAAATTGACCCTAATTATGTACCAAAGCCAATTGAGCATAAAGAAGTATTTGGTATTACTTTTGAACAGGGACGTAACGAACTTAACATTGATGATGATTTCTTCAGCAATGTAGTTACAGAAAACAAAGATATTCCTGAATCAGCTAAAATTGATATGGCTATTTCAATGATTACATTAAAATATACACAGTCTAACTCAGTATGTTTCGTAAAGAATGGACAGGCAATCGGTGTAGGTGCAGGTCAGCAGTCAAGAATTCACTGTGTAAGACTTGCAGGACAGAAAGCTGATAACTGGCTTCTTCGTCAGGCACCACAGGTACTTAATCTTCCATTTAAGGAAAATATGAAACGTGCAGATAGAGATAATGCAATTGATCTTTATATTGGTGAAGAATATATGGATATTCTTGCTGATGGAGAATGGGAAAGAGTATTTACAGAAAAGCCACCTGTATTTACAAAGGAAGAAAAGCAGGCATGGCTTGCACAGGCTGATGGCATTACACTTGGTTCAGATGCATTCTTCCCATTTAGCGACAATATTGAACGTGCTTACAAGAGCGGTGTAAAATATGTTGCACAGCCAGGTGGTTCAATTCGTGATCAGGATGTTATTGATGCATGTAATAAGCATGGTATGGCAATGGCATTTACAGGACTTAGATTATTCCATCACTAAAAAGCATAAAATAGTGAGACTATAAGAGGGCTGTATTATTAACGATTGGACTTCTCCTTTTTGAAATTCTTGTGTAATTTAATCGTTTTACATAGCCTGCAGAAATTTTCGTCGCAAACACGTTGATTTTCTTATTTTGCTCCGCCGCCTATTGTAAAACAAAAATCAAAACTCGCCTACGGCTCAAACAGTTGATTTACGCGTTACTACAAACGGTGCATAAATTAGTGAACCTGCTTTTTATTAGCTTGCTTAATAAAAGCAGGTTTAATTAATTTATATATCGCGCCTGCGCGATATGAGTATGAAGCGTAGCGGAATACGAATGCCCGCTTGTTTGCTTTCAAAAATTTCTGCATCTATGTAAAAAAAGATATTATAAGAATTTCAAAAGGAGATATCTCACCGTTAGTGATACAGCTCTATTTTCATATAGCAGAGTTAAATATAAAAGGGTAATATAAAAGGGATTGTTTAAACTATGTTGACATCCATAGACCTATATAATATAATTTGTATGATATTGTACTATATGGTGTAGTACAATCTCACAAAAATTATAAATTTGTAGAGGAAAAGTATGGAACGTATTTACAAGATATTGCCTAAATACGCATTTATTCCCATTATATCCTGCCTTTTATTAAATAGTATTACTTATTTTGGAAGCAGAATATTTACAACGGGAATGCACCACTATGATATAAGCATAGCCATTGATAGAATGCTGCCATTTGTAACTCCCATGGTATCGGTTTATGTTTTGGCTTATGTTACATGGATTTTGGGCTTTATCATAATAGGAAGAGAAAGCAAAAAATTATGTTATGAAGTATGTTCAGCGGAAATGATTGCAAAACTCATATGTCTTGTTTGCTTTATAATAATGCCAACAACATTAACAAGACCTGAAATTACAGGTACAGGCTTTTGGAATTGGCTTACCTCACTGATATATTCAACGGATGCGGCGGATAATCTTTTCCCGTCCATTCATTGTCTTGAAAGCTGGATATTATTTAGAGGTGTAATGAGATGCGAAAAGCAGGGCACGACAATGAAGATATTTATGTTTGTGTCTGCAATTTTGGTTTTTGCATCTACAGTATTAATAAAGCAGCATGTTGTAATTGATATTATCGGTGGTGTTTTGGTTGTTGAAATAGGTTTATTCCTAGCAAAAAAATTAAATACAAAAAGAATTTTTTATGCTATTGAGAATAAATTAGGTTTAGAGTAGAAAGGCTTGGTAGGATTTTGAAGAGCAATAAGAAACAGATTATATGGTCCTTAATTTTTATAGCTTTAATTGTTTTGACAGTATGGGTTATTGTAAAACAGAATGAATCTTTTTCAATAGAAGGTTTTATAAATTATGTATCAGCTGCAAAATGGCAGTGGATAGCGTTAGCCTTTCTTTGCATGGTAGGATTCATCGTTTTTGAAGGACTTGCTGTTTTACAATTATGCAAGGCTTTTGGATATAAAGAGAAGGTTAAGCGTGGAATAGTTTATTCAGCTGTTGATATTTATTTTTCAGCCATTACTCCGTCAGCTACAGGCGGTCAGCCGGCATCGGCAATGTGTATGATGCAGGATGGAATTCCAGGAGCAGTAACAACGATTGTTTTGTTACTAAACTTGACCTTATACACAATTGCGATTATAGTTATAGGTGCTGTTTGTTTTATATTTAATTTTGATATGTTTAGGCATTTTAGCATTTGGTCAAAATATATGATACTTATCGGATGTGTTGTCCAGTTTGTGTTATTGACGGTATTTCTTCTTTTGGTTTATAAAGAGAAGATTGTTACAAAAATAGCAAATACCGGCATGAAGATATTGCATAAGCTTCATCTGATGAAGAACATAGAAAAGAGACAGGCACATTTGGTCGAAGTGGAAAGACAGTATAAAGAATGTGCGGCAGCAATAAAGAATAATAAAGCAGCTGTATTTAAGGCTTTTATATTTAACCTATTACAGAGAATTTCACTTATTTGCGTTTCTGTATGTGTTTATATGGGCGTAGAAGGAAATATAAAAAGAGCGTTTGATGTATTTTCAGCACAGGGCTATGTGGTTCTTGGTTCAAACAGCGTTCCCATTCCGGGAGCAGTTGGTGCAGCAGATTATCTTTTTATAGATGGATTTGGCGGTATATTAAAAGATCCTGTTAGTATTGAATTATTAAGTAGAGGGATTTCATTTTATTGTTGCATTATAATTTGTGGAATAATTACACTTGGTATTTATTGTACAAAAGCGTGGAAAGGAATGAAGCAGAAGAAAAAATGTTAGGTTTTTATGATTACACTGTTGTTCTTACATATTGCTCAGTAATTTCAGCAGTAATAGGGATTTATGTTTCACTTAGCGGAGCAGGTCATCCATATATTGGAGTAATGCTTTTGTTATTATGTGGTTTGTTTGATACTTTTGACGGACGTGTGGCACGTTCAAAGAAGAATCGTACAGAGAAGGAGAAAGCTTTCGGAGTACAGATTGATTCATTATCTGACTTAGTTGCTTTCGGTGTTTTGCCGGTTTGTATTGGAGTGGCATTATACAACAGAGATAAGTTTGATTTTATTAAAACAGGGAAGGAAAGCCTGTTATTACATATTCCATTTGTAATAATTGTTATTTTGGGAGCGTTATTTGTACTGTGTGCTCTCATAAGACTTGCATATTTTAACATTACAGTGGAAGAAACACAGGGAGACAGCGTAGGCGATGACAAATATTATTTTGGACTTCCTGTTACATCAACAGCATTAATATTTCCAACATTTTTGTTAATGAGACACATTATGCTTATTACATGTCAGATTAACATTTCGTATATTTATTATATTTTGCTAGTTATTGTTGGAATATTGTATATTTTAAAATTCAAGTTAAAGAAACCGGGAACAGCAATGATTTATCTTATGGTTGCTGTTGGTGCAGTTGAATTTTTGGCAGTAGTGTTAATGAAGATTTGTTTTGGAAGATAATATGAAAAAAGAAAGTTCAGGAATTTTAAGATTTTTATATAATACAGTGCCGGGAAGAATGGTACTTAAGATAATTACAAGCCCCACAATTTCAAAAATTGGTGGGGCTTATATGGATTGTAGGGTATCAAAAATTCATATAAAAGGTTTTATAAAAAACAATAATATTGACATGACTCAATACGAAAAAGCTAAATATGGATGTTTTAATGATTGCTTTACAAGAAAGATAAAAAAAGAAATGCGTCCTATTAATATGGAAGAAAATGCATTTATCGCTCCATGTGACGGAAGACTGTCAGCCTATCATATTTCAGAAAACTCGGATTTTTATATAAAGAAGAGTTATTATTCAGTGGCTGATTTAATAAAGAATAGTAAGAAAGCCCCTGATTTTAACGGAGGAGTATGCCTTGTTTTCAGATTGTGCGTAGATGATTATCACCGCTATGGGTATGTGGACGACGGAAAGATAGTAGAGAACAATTATGTGCCGGGAGTTTTGCATACTGTAAGACCTATTGCATTAAACAGATATCCGGTTTTTGTTCAAAATAGTCGTGAGTATTCTGTTATTGAAACTAATAATTTTGGAACAATTGCTCAGATTGAGGTTGGGGCATTAATGATTGGCAAAATCAAAAACCACCAGAAATCAGGCTTAGTAAAAAAAGGTCGTGAGAAGGGTATGTTTCTATATGGTGGTTCAACTATTGTCGTTCTTCTTGAAAAGGACAAAGTTGATATTGATGAAAAGTATTTCCGAAATACTGTCAATGATATAGAAACAAAGGTGAAGTTTGGCAGTACAATAGGAATAAAATCAAGCGATTAGCTAATAGAAAGTTTTATCGTTACATTAATCCTAAATTTATACACGTGAATAAATATTCACAAATTTAGTATTTTATACTTAAAAAAGTTAGGTTTAACCATTAAAAATATTGACACAAAATATTTTGTAGTTTATTATCTAACTTGTGCATAGGAGGAAAGACAATGGTCCAAAGTCCGTTGTCTTTTTTCTACATATAAAATTTATATATTAGAAGGAGATAAAAGTCATGAAGAAGTTTTTAGCAGTAGTAATGACAGCAGTTCTTGCAATGTCTATGATGACAGCTTGCGGTTCTAGCAAGTCATCAGAAGAAAACAAAGACACAACAGCAGCAAAGGCAGAAACAACAAAGGCAGAAACAATCGATGCATCAGGAGTTACATTAGTTTCTGATGGAGTTCTTACAGTTGGAGCAGAAATGGGTTATGCACCATTTGAAACACTTCAGAAAGATGGAAAGACACCTGAAGGATTTGATATTGATATTATTACAGAAATTGCTAAGAGATTAGGTCTTAAAGTTAATTTCATTAACACATCATTTGATGGTATTTTAGGAAAGATTGGAAAAGACTACGACGTAGTTTGTTCAGCAGTAACAATTAATCCTACAAGAAAGAAAGCAGTTCTTTTCTCAACACCATATATTACAAACTATCAGACAGTAGTAGTTAAGAAGGGTAGCGACTTAAAGATTAACAGCTTAAAGGATCTTGACGGAAAATCAGTTGGTGTACAGAAAGGTACAACATCAGATCAGCTTATGTCAGAATACAAGTCAACAAAGACTATTAATGTAGAAGTAGCAGCTAATGACAAGTTATTAAACTGCTTTACACAGTTAACAAATGGTGAAATTGATGCAGTAGTAGTTGATAGTACTGTTGCTGACGGTTTCGTAGCAAAGAATCCTGACAAGTATGAAAAGGCATTTTCAGATAAGACAGAACCTGAAGAATTCGGTATTGCTATTGGAAAAAACAATGCAAAACTTCAGGAAGCTATTAACAA containing:
- a CDS encoding glycerophosphodiester phosphodiesterase family protein — encoded protein: MGKRNENTKLVAKILSLAMITTMMSGYVAPPKEVKADTFNSSYSYEVNTQATEVEAATYNVVQSASNVVNSSDSLGKAIETSTEQSTETTTEKSTTDNTTTDSSTTNPAETTTKPQETTTEQPTTVDPDAFDLVAHRGYSAYAPENSIPAFEMAAASGFSKIELDIRRCKPDSNGKATWVVSHNDSLKNTMGVNVDISDSTYSELLKYSYTKGNNVDAYSNLKIATLDQVIDLIKKYKSEGKKVNWQIELKSVSDSNYPNYFENELVKPLKNAGVEDCVTFISFSKTYLKKIKSIDSTLATTYLSTILDEDAVNDALKCNAEGVTFNGEKNYTKEAAIKLALSKGLKVGVYTLDTPAIMGVYYQWGVRSFTTNMVNPNEVTPTILRAKYNTKAFSCTLSKTSYTYDGSRKLPAVTVKYKDIELVEGINYQLSYSDNKNPGTAKVYISGINNCTDEKELKYKIVMPKVTGFSDSTTTTSKVTLKWTPVDKITGYIVYRYNYSKKKYEAIKTIANSDAKSYKITKLASATKYRYRVATYLKADGKTYTSSPCTAKTTYTKPAKVTIKSAKRYSKNRRIMVKWTNSPRCTGYEVRVATDKKMKHVVKKYTVSGNTKQYVKVKGLTKTKKYYVKVRAYLKVGKKYYYSSYSTVVKNKPLKIKKKK
- a CDS encoding IMP cyclohydrolase, translated to MQMLSLENELKENSYPGRGIVIGKTPNGKHAVTAYFIMGRSENSRNRVFVEEGEGIRTEAFDPSKLVDPSLIIYAPVRVLGNKTIVTNGDQTDTIYELMDKQQTFEQALRTREFEPDAPNYTPRISGIMHIEDGNYNYAMSILKSNNGNPEACNRYTFAYNNPVNGEGHFIHTYKCDGNPLPSFEGEPKLVPMMDDMDAFTDMLWNSLNEDNKVSLFVRYIDIETGKYETKIVNKNK
- a CDS encoding phosphoribosylaminoimidazolecarboxamide formyltransferase, which encodes MKELELKYGCNPNQKPSRIYMEEGELPIKVLNGKPGYINFLDAFNGWQLVKELKKATGLPAATSFKHVSPAGAAVGLPLSEVEAKIYWVDDLGELSPLACAYSRARGADRMSSYGDFIALSDVCDVSTAKVIKREFSDGIIAPGYEPEALEMLKGKKKGAYAIIEIDPNYVPKPIEHKEVFGITFEQGRNELNIDDDFFSNVVTENKDIPESAKIDMAISMITLKYTQSNSVCFVKNGQAIGVGAGQQSRIHCVRLAGQKADNWLLRQAPQVLNLPFKENMKRADRDNAIDLYIGEEYMDILADGEWERVFTEKPPVFTKEEKQAWLAQADGITLGSDAFFPFSDNIERAYKSGVKYVAQPGGSIRDQDVIDACNKHGMAMAFTGLRLFHH
- a CDS encoding phosphatase PAP2 family protein, with translation MERIYKILPKYAFIPIISCLLLNSITYFGSRIFTTGMHHYDISIAIDRMLPFVTPMVSVYVLAYVTWILGFIIIGRESKKLCYEVCSAEMIAKLICLVCFIIMPTTLTRPEITGTGFWNWLTSLIYSTDAADNLFPSIHCLESWILFRGVMRCEKQGTTMKIFMFVSAILVFASTVLIKQHVVIDIIGGVLVVEIGLFLAKKLNTKRIFYAIENKLGLE
- a CDS encoding lysylphosphatidylglycerol synthase transmembrane domain-containing protein → MKSNKKQIIWSLIFIALIVLTVWVIVKQNESFSIEGFINYVSAAKWQWIALAFLCMVGFIVFEGLAVLQLCKAFGYKEKVKRGIVYSAVDIYFSAITPSATGGQPASAMCMMQDGIPGAVTTIVLLLNLTLYTIAIIVIGAVCFIFNFDMFRHFSIWSKYMILIGCVVQFVLLTVFLLLVYKEKIVTKIANTGMKILHKLHLMKNIEKRQAHLVEVERQYKECAAAIKNNKAAVFKAFIFNLLQRISLICVSVCVYMGVEGNIKRAFDVFSAQGYVVLGSNSVPIPGAVGAADYLFIDGFGGILKDPVSIELLSRGISFYCCIIICGIITLGIYCTKAWKGMKQKKKC
- a CDS encoding CDP-alcohol phosphatidyltransferase family protein, which produces MERNEAEEKMLGFYDYTVVLTYCSVISAVIGIYVSLSGAGHPYIGVMLLLLCGLFDTFDGRVARSKKNRTEKEKAFGVQIDSLSDLVAFGVLPVCIGVALYNRDKFDFIKTGKESLLLHIPFVIIVILGALFVLCALIRLAYFNITVEETQGDSVGDDKYYFGLPVTSTALIFPTFLLMRHIMLITCQINISYIYYILLVIVGILYILKFKLKKPGTAMIYLMVAVGAVEFLAVVLMKICFGR
- a CDS encoding phosphatidylserine decarboxylase, giving the protein MKKESSGILRFLYNTVPGRMVLKIITSPTISKIGGAYMDCRVSKIHIKGFIKNNNIDMTQYEKAKYGCFNDCFTRKIKKEMRPINMEENAFIAPCDGRLSAYHISENSDFYIKKSYYSVADLIKNSKKAPDFNGGVCLVFRLCVDDYHRYGYVDDGKIVENNYVPGVLHTVRPIALNRYPVFVQNSREYSVIETNNFGTIAQIEVGALMIGKIKNHQKSGLVKKGREKGMFLYGGSTIVVLLEKDKVDIDEKYFRNTVNDIETKVKFGSTIGIKSSD
- a CDS encoding transporter substrate-binding domain-containing protein, whose protein sequence is MKKFLAVVMTAVLAMSMMTACGSSKSSEENKDTTAAKAETTKAETIDASGVTLVSDGVLTVGAEMGYAPFETLQKDGKTPEGFDIDIITEIAKRLGLKVNFINTSFDGILGKIGKDYDVVCSAVTINPTRKKAVLFSTPYITNYQTVVVKKGSDLKINSLKDLDGKSVGVQKGTTSDQLMSEYKSTKTINVEVAANDKLLNCFTQLTNGEIDAVVVDSTVADGFVAKNPDKYEKAFSDKTEPEEFGIAIGKNNAKLQEAINKALEQMDKDGFLKDTADYWFSSQE